In Actinomadura citrea, a single window of DNA contains:
- a CDS encoding NAD-dependent epimerase/dehydratase family protein has translation MAVVVTGGCGFIGSHLVERLAHQGEDVIVYDPAAPPPDLDCGGTAVRHVRADIRDERALAGAIGPDVHTVYHLCALVGVDQYLDDPLEVIDVAVSGTRNVLRAASAAGVKVVVSSTSEIYGKNPDVPWSEDADRVLGSVTADRWSYSASKAVAEHMVVAYARHRGLRASVVRYFNVYGPRQRPAYVISKTVHRVLRGLPPLLYDDGTQTRCFTFVEDAVDATLRVGAGETADGQCFNVGSDRETSVGDAVRLVTRLAGAEFAPIRVSTDSALGSAYEDIPRRVPDVGKARELLGWRSRTPLQAGLARTIAWAKRSPWWLDAVAGASERSLVPTGVTTAADGRKVRGHDIG, from the coding sequence ATGGCGGTCGTGGTCACCGGCGGTTGCGGCTTCATCGGCAGCCACCTCGTGGAACGCCTCGCGCACCAGGGCGAGGACGTCATCGTCTACGATCCCGCGGCGCCGCCGCCCGACCTGGACTGCGGCGGGACCGCCGTCCGCCACGTCAGGGCCGACATCCGCGACGAGCGGGCGCTGGCCGGCGCCATCGGCCCGGACGTGCACACCGTCTACCACCTCTGCGCGCTGGTCGGGGTCGACCAGTACCTCGACGACCCGCTCGAAGTGATCGACGTCGCGGTCTCCGGCACCCGCAACGTGCTGCGCGCGGCGTCCGCCGCCGGCGTGAAGGTCGTAGTCTCCAGCACCAGCGAGATCTACGGCAAGAACCCCGACGTCCCCTGGTCGGAGGACGCGGACCGGGTGCTGGGCAGCGTCACCGCCGACCGGTGGTCCTACTCCGCGAGCAAGGCCGTCGCCGAGCACATGGTCGTCGCCTACGCCCGCCATCGGGGCCTGCGCGCCTCGGTCGTGCGCTACTTCAACGTCTACGGGCCGCGGCAGCGCCCGGCGTACGTGATCAGCAAGACCGTTCACCGGGTGCTGCGCGGGCTGCCCCCGCTGCTCTACGACGACGGCACCCAGACGCGCTGCTTCACCTTCGTCGAGGACGCGGTGGACGCCACGTTGCGGGTGGGCGCCGGTGAGACCGCCGACGGCCAGTGCTTCAACGTCGGAAGCGACCGGGAGACCTCCGTGGGCGACGCGGTCCGGCTGGTGACCCGGCTGGCCGGGGCGGAGTTCGCCCCGATCCGCGTGAGCACGGACTCGGCGCTGGGCAGTGCTTACGAGGACATTCCCCGGCGCGTCCCGGATGTCGGGAAGGCCAGGGAACTGCTCGGCTGGCGCAGCCGTACCCCGCTGCAAGCCGGACTCGCCAGGACGATCGCTTGGGCGAAGAGGAGCCCGTGGTGGCTGGACGCCGTCGCGGGCGCGTCCGAGCGGTCGCTGGTACCCACAGGCGTCACGACGGCCGCGGACGGCCGGAAAGTGAGGGGACATGACATCGGGTGA